The following proteins are co-located in the Bordetella bronchialis genome:
- a CDS encoding DinB family protein: MADPDHFALLARYNAWMNDKLLQAARQLPPQGLRADRGAFFGSILGTLNHLVVTDTMWFRRFLDHPAALRTGALAPIAAMPVENRLDAAPFDTLEDLRPRRAAIDAAIGAWIGELGAEDLAYILSYRNSKGIASRRETASLLLHVFNHQTHHRAQAATLLTQAGVDVGVTDLLVLVPDELAGRC, encoded by the coding sequence ATGGCTGATCCCGACCACTTCGCGCTCCTGGCCCGCTACAACGCCTGGATGAACGACAAGCTGCTGCAGGCCGCCCGCCAACTGCCCCCGCAGGGCTTGCGGGCCGATCGCGGCGCGTTCTTCGGTTCCATCCTGGGTACCCTCAACCATCTCGTGGTGACCGACACCATGTGGTTCAGGCGCTTCCTGGACCACCCCGCGGCGCTCCGCACCGGCGCCCTGGCGCCCATCGCGGCCATGCCGGTCGAAAATCGCCTGGACGCCGCGCCCTTCGATACGCTGGAGGACCTGCGGCCGCGCCGCGCCGCCATCGACGCGGCCATCGGCGCCTGGATCGGGGAACTCGGCGCCGAGGACCTTGCCTATATCCTGAGCTACCGCAACAGCAAGGGCATCGCGTCGCGGCGCGAGACCGCCAGCCTGCTGCTGCACGTCTTCAACCACCAGACCCATCACCGCGCCCAGGCCGCCACTCTGCTGACGCAGGCCGGCGTGGACGTGGGCGTGACCGATCTGCTCGTCCTGGTGCCGGACGAACTGGCCGGGCGCTGCTAG
- a CDS encoding sensor domain-containing diguanylate cyclase: protein MFRRQTLTIQQQIVLLAGTLCLALVAAAAGGAAYMGQRQTRDLIEQHVADIAGTMARTLDRDMFERFREIRMLSESAAVRAMASESLRGVLTGRQQSMTDYAWIGVAGTDGTVIAATQGKLEGGSVADRLWFRRGLESPNIGDVRESNMLNELLGRPRGKGFRFVEISAPIADHGRVIGVLGAHLSWTWAADVRRAMLEADSASGVRDLWILSSDGTMLLGPRLGSKPFPDEQVARMRASRQGYFEMQTDQGEMLTGYALASGYRDFPGRNWIIVAQQPARDAYAAVRRLEWRVLILSVLISLAGLALMWTIANRIARPLRALTKAATHLGRDESVTMLPRLGGAREIVDLSAALRSLMRRLDVEQARAEHVQRRAQIEEQRYVQEISELRKAAGIDPLSGLLNRRSFLYAAAMLMAEQSSRMGQVAVIMADIDFFKMVNDNHGHGAGDATIRKVGEILTGSVREHDLVARFGGEEFVILLAGASPNAVLATAERMRRNVQETPIEYQHVTIRITISLGIAVGSARDGDIQAIIESADHALYRAKQRGRNRAVLSA from the coding sequence TTGTTCCGTCGCCAAACACTCACGATCCAGCAGCAGATCGTCCTGCTGGCCGGCACGCTTTGCCTGGCCCTGGTGGCCGCGGCGGCCGGCGGAGCGGCCTACATGGGCCAGCGCCAGACTCGTGATTTGATCGAACAGCACGTGGCCGACATCGCCGGCACCATGGCGCGCACCCTGGACCGCGATATGTTCGAGCGGTTCCGCGAGATCCGCATGCTGTCGGAAAGCGCGGCCGTGCGCGCCATGGCGTCGGAGTCCCTGCGCGGCGTGCTGACGGGCCGCCAGCAGTCCATGACGGACTATGCATGGATAGGCGTGGCCGGCACCGACGGGACGGTGATCGCCGCGACCCAGGGCAAGCTGGAAGGCGGCTCCGTGGCCGACCGCCTGTGGTTCAGGCGTGGCCTGGAATCGCCCAACATCGGCGACGTGCGCGAATCCAATATGCTGAACGAGCTGCTGGGGCGTCCGCGCGGCAAGGGTTTCCGCTTCGTCGAGATCTCCGCGCCCATCGCGGACCACGGCCGCGTCATCGGCGTGCTGGGGGCCCACCTGAGCTGGACCTGGGCCGCCGACGTCCGCCGCGCCATGCTGGAAGCCGACAGCGCCAGCGGCGTCCGCGACCTGTGGATTCTGTCGTCGGACGGCACCATGCTGCTGGGCCCCCGCCTGGGCAGCAAACCTTTTCCGGACGAACAGGTCGCCCGCATGCGCGCCAGCCGGCAGGGCTACTTCGAAATGCAGACGGACCAGGGCGAGATGCTGACCGGCTACGCCCTGGCATCGGGCTATCGCGATTTTCCGGGCCGCAACTGGATCATCGTGGCCCAGCAGCCGGCCCGCGACGCCTATGCCGCGGTGCGGCGCCTGGAATGGCGCGTCCTGATCCTTAGCGTGCTCATCAGCCTGGCCGGCCTGGCATTGATGTGGACGATCGCCAACCGCATCGCCCGCCCCCTGCGCGCCCTGACCAAGGCCGCCACCCACCTGGGCCGCGACGAATCCGTGACCATGCTGCCCCGCCTGGGCGGCGCCCGGGAAATCGTCGACCTTTCCGCCGCGCTGCGTTCGCTGATGCGCCGCCTGGACGTGGAGCAGGCGCGCGCCGAGCACGTGCAGCGCCGCGCGCAGATCGAGGAACAGCGCTACGTGCAGGAGATCAGCGAGCTGCGCAAGGCGGCCGGCATCGATCCCTTGTCCGGCCTGTTGAACCGCCGCTCCTTCCTGTACGCGGCCGCCATGCTGATGGCCGAACAAAGCAGCCGCATGGGGCAAGTGGCCGTCATCATGGCCGACATCGATTTTTTCAAGATGGTCAACGACAACCACGGTCATGGCGCGGGCGACGCCACCATCCGCAAGGTGGGCGAGATCCTGACGGGCTCGGTGCGCGAACACGATCTGGTCGCGCGCTTCGGCGGCGAGGAATTCGTCATCCTGCTGGCGGGCGCCTCGCCCAACGCGGTGCTGGCCACCGCCGAGCGGATGCGCCGCAACGTGCAGGAAACGCCCATCGAATACCAGCACGTGACCATCCGCATCACCATCAGCCTGGGCATCGCCGTGGGCAGCGCGCGCGACGGCGACATCCAGGCCATCATCGAAAGCGCCGACCATGCCCTGTACCGCGCCAAGCAGCGCGGCCGCAACCGGGCCGTCCTGTCCGCCTGA
- a CDS encoding DnaJ C-terminal domain-containing protein, which produces MEFKNYYDILGVERGVGDDDLRRAYRKLARQYHPDVSKEPDAEARMRDINEAYDVLRDPEKRAAYDGLAAGVSAGAGHRPPPGWDQGFEFSSSGGGEDADFSEFFSSLFGGATRKRPRGFRARGEDHHATIEVDLEDALHGAERQISLRSMKMDEQGRPRLQERKLNVKIPAGIREGQRIRLAGQGMAGYAGGAAGDLYLEVRLKPHRLYRVDGRDLALTLPVAPWEAALGATVTAPTPGGQVEVAIPAGSRNGSKLRLKGRGLPGKPVGDLYLELEVVLPPADTPAMREAYRNLQRQAPFDPRANLGR; this is translated from the coding sequence ATGGAGTTCAAAAACTATTACGACATCCTGGGCGTGGAGCGCGGCGTCGGCGACGACGACCTGCGCCGCGCCTATCGCAAGCTGGCGCGCCAGTACCATCCCGACGTCAGCAAGGAGCCCGACGCCGAAGCGCGCATGCGGGACATCAACGAGGCCTACGACGTGCTGCGCGATCCCGAGAAGCGGGCCGCGTATGACGGCCTGGCGGCGGGCGTTTCCGCCGGCGCCGGCCACCGGCCGCCGCCGGGCTGGGACCAGGGTTTCGAATTCAGTTCCTCCGGCGGCGGCGAGGACGCCGACTTCAGCGAGTTCTTCTCGTCCCTGTTCGGCGGCGCGACGCGCAAGCGGCCGCGCGGTTTCCGCGCCCGTGGCGAGGACCACCATGCCACCATCGAGGTCGACCTGGAAGACGCGCTGCACGGCGCGGAAAGGCAGATCAGCCTGCGCTCCATGAAGATGGACGAGCAGGGCCGGCCACGGCTGCAGGAACGCAAGCTCAATGTGAAGATTCCCGCCGGCATCCGCGAGGGGCAGCGCATCCGCCTGGCCGGGCAGGGCATGGCGGGCTACGCCGGCGGCGCGGCGGGCGACCTGTACCTGGAGGTGCGCCTGAAGCCGCACCGGCTGTACCGGGTGGACGGCCGCGACCTGGCCCTGACCTTGCCGGTGGCCCCCTGGGAAGCCGCGCTGGGCGCGACCGTGACGGCGCCCACCCCGGGCGGACAGGTGGAAGTGGCCATCCCCGCCGGTTCCCGCAACGGCAGCAAGCTGCGCCTGAAAGGGCGCGGCCTGCCCGGCAAGCCGGTGGGCGACCTGTACCTGGAGCTGGAGGTGGTCCTGCCGCCGGCCGACACGCCGGCGATGCGCGAGGCCTACCGCAACCTGCAGCGCCAGGCGCCCTTCGACCCGCGCGCCAACCTGGGGCGCTGA
- the mog gene encoding molybdopterin adenylyltransferase, whose protein sequence is MSNTAKRLVRRHPDELIVGLVSVSDRASQGTYEDQGIPALRDWLGTALSSPWQSAERLIPDDRATISAVLIELVDQVGCDLVLTTGGTGPARRDVTPEATLAVATREMPGFGEQMRQISLKFVPTAILSRQVAVLRETPDHAALIVNLPGQPKAIKETLEGLRGPQGEVAAPGIFAAVPYCIDLIGGPYIETRPEIVKAFRPKSALRK, encoded by the coding sequence ATGAGCAATACCGCCAAGCGCCTTGTGCGCCGCCATCCCGATGAATTGATCGTCGGCCTTGTGTCCGTGTCCGACCGGGCATCGCAGGGCACGTACGAAGACCAGGGCATCCCCGCGCTGCGGGACTGGCTGGGCACCGCCTTGTCCTCGCCGTGGCAGTCCGCGGAGCGCCTGATTCCCGACGACCGGGCGACGATTTCCGCGGTCCTGATCGAGCTGGTGGACCAGGTCGGCTGCGACCTGGTGCTGACCACCGGCGGCACGGGACCCGCGCGCCGCGATGTCACGCCGGAAGCCACCCTGGCCGTCGCCACGCGCGAAATGCCGGGCTTCGGGGAGCAGATGCGGCAGATCAGCCTGAAGTTCGTCCCCACCGCGATTTTGTCGCGGCAGGTGGCGGTGCTGCGCGAAACGCCCGACCATGCCGCGCTGATCGTCAACCTGCCGGGACAGCCGAAGGCGATCAAGGAAACGCTGGAGGGGCTGCGCGGCCCGCAAGGAGAGGTGGCGGCGCCCGGCATTTTCGCCGCGGTCCCGTATTGCATCGACCTGATAGGCGGCCCCTACATCGAGACGCGTCCTGAAATCGTCAAGGCCTTCCGCCCGAAGTCGGCGCTGCGCAAGTAA
- the infA gene encoding translation initiation factor IF-1, with protein MAKEELIELDGIVDEVLPDARYRVTLDNGVEVGAYASGRLRKHRIRILAGDRVTLEMSPYDLTKGRINFRHKDANPVPRPATSTYRR; from the coding sequence ATGGCGAAAGAAGAACTGATCGAACTCGACGGTATCGTCGATGAAGTACTGCCCGACGCCCGCTACCGCGTCACGCTGGACAACGGCGTGGAAGTCGGCGCCTATGCGTCCGGACGCCTGCGCAAGCACCGCATCCGCATCCTGGCCGGCGACCGTGTCACCCTGGAGATGTCGCCCTACGACCTGACCAAGGGCCGCATCAATTTCCGCCACAAGGACGCCAACCCCGTGCCGCGTCCCGCCACCAGCACGTACCGACGCTAG